The proteins below come from a single Parageobacillus toebii NBRC 107807 genomic window:
- a CDS encoding EscU/YscU/HrcU family type III secretion system export apparatus switch protein: protein MIQKYFNQKKRSQINGPTAAVIRYDEETGKSPTVVAQGTGYVAQKIIELAKQHNVHIQEDPLLVQNLLSLDLGDSIPPQLYAVIAEILLLIEEIEKNY, encoded by the coding sequence ATGATCCAAAAATATTTTAACCAAAAAAAACGAAGTCAAATAAACGGTCCCACAGCAGCGGTTATTCGTTACGATGAAGAAACCGGAAAATCACCGACTGTCGTCGCTCAAGGAACAGGATATGTGGCGCAAAAGATTATTGAATTAGCGAAACAACATAACGTTCATATCCAAGAAGATCCACTCCTTGTGCAAAACTTGTTAAGCCTTGATTTAGGTGACAGCATTCCCCCGCAACTATACGCTGTCATTGCAGAAATTTTGTTATTAATAGAAGAAATAGAAAAAAACTATTAA
- the fliS gene encoding flagellar export chaperone FliS — MEVLTEEIVYKKNSQQLTALLYEGLIESLEAAITLIEQKNYIDANKRLQKANDILRRLGVGLKYDAGIIAHQLDALYNYMAERLIEANMKKDVSIIKEVLQLIMTISSAWNEALKKEPQPVPKSFMQKAAAYEKFVTTYEEK, encoded by the coding sequence TTGGAGGTCCTCACTGAAGAAATTGTTTATAAAAAAAATTCCCAACAACTAACGGCCCTGCTTTATGAAGGACTCATTGAAAGTTTAGAAGCAGCGATTACATTGATTGAACAAAAAAATTATATAGACGCCAATAAACGGCTGCAAAAAGCCAATGATATTCTCCGCCGGCTCGGTGTCGGGTTAAAATATGATGCCGGCATTATCGCTCATCAATTAGATGCGCTTTACAACTATATGGCAGAACGTCTCATTGAGGCCAATATGAAGAAAGACGTTTCCATCATTAAAGAAGTGCTTCAATTAATAATGACGATTTCATCTGCTTGGAACGAAGCGTTAAAAAAAGAACCGCAGCCAGTGCCAAAATCGTTTATGCAAAAAGCAGCAGCTTACGAAAAATTTGTGACCACATACGAAGAAAAATAG